The Benincasa hispida cultivar B227 chromosome 9, ASM972705v1, whole genome shotgun sequence genome has a segment encoding these proteins:
- the LOC120084777 gene encoding uncharacterized mitochondrial protein AtMg00810-like, with translation MADEFEIKDLKNLKYFLGMEVARSREGISVSQWKYTLDLLSETDMTGCRHVDTPIEFNAKLGDSIDKIPIDKERYQYLVGKLIYLSHTRPNISYVASVVSRFMHAPYEEHMEVVNRILRYLKSSSDKGLMFRKNDRKCIKAYTDSDWDNLITWRSKKQSVVARSSAEAEYRTMSLRIYEEIWLKKVLSDLY, from the exons atggctGATGAGTTTGAGATCAAAGATCTAAAGAATCTAAAGTATTTCCTTGGAATGGAGGTAGCAAGATCAAGGGAAGGGATCTCTGTTTCACAATGGAAATACACTCTTGACCTGTTAAGCGAAACAGATATGACTGGATGTAGACATGTTGACACTCCTATTGAATTCAATGCGAAACTGGGAGATTCTATTGATAAAATTCCTATTGATAAAGAGAGGTATCAATATCTAGTGGGAAAGCTGATTTACTTATCTCATACTAGACCAAATATTTCTTATGTTGCTAGTGTTGTTAGTCGATTTATGCATGCACCCTACGAAGAACATATGGAAGTTGTGAATCGGatcttgagatatttgaaaagcTCATCAGATAAAGGTCTGATGTTCAGAAAAAATGATAGAAAATGTATTAAGGCTTATACCGACTCTGATTGG GATAATCTAATtacttggagaagtaagaaacaaAGTGTTGTTGCTAGAAGCAGTGCCGAAGCTGAATACAGAACCATGAGTTTGAGAATCtatgaagaaatttggttgaagaaagttcTGTCTGATCTATACTAA
- the LOC120085082 gene encoding chloroplastic lipocalin, with the protein MVQILLHSSAPFLLQCCSSPPTSSRGMHGKVMLKNGFEQPALRKLVSQHVLSGFAASLIFLTQTNQAISVDIPRRENLCQLASAENAASLPFDNDSDGGGRLMMMRGMTAKNFDPVRYSGRWFEVASLKRGFAGQGQEDCHCTQGAYTFDMATPAIQVDTFCVHGSPDGYITGIRGRVQCLPEEDLLKNATELEKQEMIKEKCYLRFPTLPFIPKEPYDVIATDYDNFAIVSGAKDLSFVQIYSRTPNPGRDFIEKYKSYLANFGYDPSKIKDTPQDCEVMSNSQLAAMMSMSGMQQALTNQFPDLGLKAPIELNPFTSVFDTFKKLLELYFK; encoded by the exons ATGGTGCAGATTCTTCTCCATTCATCAGCCCCATTTCTTCTCCAATGCTGTTCTTCTCCTCCTACTTCCTCCAG GGGAATGCATGGCAAAGTAATGTTGAAGAATGGTTTTGAGCAACCTGCTCTAAGAAAGCTTGTGTCTCAACATGTACTCTCTGGATTTGCTGCTTCATTGATATTTCTCACTCAAACAAACCAG GCTATCTCTGTAGATATACCTCGCCGTGAAAACTTGTGTCAGCTTGCAAGTGCAGAGAATGCTGCAAGCCTTCCTTTTGACAATGATTCTGATGGAGGGGGAAGGTTGATGATGATGAGAGGGATGACAGCCAAAAATTTTGATCCCGTTCGATACTCAGGAAGATGGTTCGAAGTTGCTTCGCTTAAACGTGGATTTGCTGGACAAGGTCAGGAAGACTGCCACTGCACCCAG GGTGCATACACATTTGATATGGCGACACCAGCAATACAAGTAGATACCTTTTGTGTTCATGGAAGCCCTGACGGATATATAACTGGGATAAGAGGAAGAGTTCAGTGTCTTCCAGAGGAAGATTTACTGAAAAATGCAACCGAGCTGGAGAAGCAGGAGATGATCAAGGAGAAATGTTACCTGCGTTTTCCTACATTGCCATTTATACCTAAGGAGCCTTATGATGTCATTGCAACTGATTATGACAACTTTGCTATAGTTTCTGGAGCTAAAGACCTTAGCTTTGTTCAG ATCTATTCAAGAACGCCAAACCCGGGACGCGACTTCATAGAGAAGTACAAATCGTACTTGGCGAATTTTGGGTATGATCCAAGCAAAATCAAGGACACTCCTCAAGATTGTGAAGTAATGTCAAATAGTCAGCTAGCTGCAATGATGTCAATGTCTGGAATGCAACAGGCTTTGACAAATCAATTTCCAGATTTAGGGCTAAAGGCTCCTATTGAACTCAACCCCTTCACAAGTGTATTTGATACTTTCAAAAAGCTACTAGAGCTCTATTTCAAATAG